One genomic segment of Saccharomyces kudriavzevii IFO 1802 strain IFO1802 genome assembly, chromosome: 8 includes these proteins:
- the YLF2 gene encoding Ylf2p (similar to Saccharomyces cerevisiae YLF2 (YHL014C); ancestral locus Anc_2.549) — translation MNIGGGRFLLGRVSNNPTSGIVGLANVGKSTFFQAITNSKLGNPANYPFATIDPECAKVNTPSVPLSNLFNIYQSAKIVPGTLTIYDIAGLTRGASQGHGLGNKFLNDIRHVDGIFQVVRGFLKDDITHIEGNVDPVRDLSVVQDELILKDLEFLENIRERLDKKMRMISKNAKEYQEMKVETELLNALEEHLFNGKKIRHFKDHWSLDEVKILNKHNFLTSKPTLILLNVSPQDYIKNENKFVKDILKWVNEFSPGDKLLLLSAEFETHLIESSGTESEYFGKIRQDKNISDKQLVSAIPQIILEMRKLLNLISFFTCGPQEVHQWNIREGTTAHEAAGVIHSDLRDTFISADIIKYDDLKAMEPPLNESLLKSKGLIKRAGKQYIMQDNDIVLFKAAGGKTK, via the coding sequence ATGAACATTGGGGGAGGAAGATTTTTACTTGGAAGAGTATCGAATAATCCGACTTCTGGGATAGTCGGCCTTGCCAATGTTGGTAAGTCTACCTTTTTTCAGGCAATAACAAATTCTAAATTGGGCAATCCTGCTAATTATCCATTTGCTACTATTGATCCAGAATGTGCCAAAGTCAACACCCCTAGCGTGCCACTATCTAATCTATTTAACATATATCAAAGTGCAAAAATCGTTCCTGGAACTCTTACAATATACGACATTGCGGGGCTTACTAGAGGCGCATCGCAAGGCCATGGTTTGGGTAACAAGTTCTTGAACGATATCAGGCACGTAGATGGCATATTCCAAGTGGTGAGAGGGTTTCTAAAAGATGATATTACACATATAGAGGGCAATGTGGATCCCGTCAGAGATTTATCAGTGGTACAAGATGAACTAATCTTGAAAGACTTGGAATTTCTGGAAAACATCAGGGAAAGGttggataaaaaaatgagaatgATTTCGAAAAATGCTAAAGAATATCAAGAGATGAAAGTGGAGACAGAATTATTAAACGCGTTAGAGGAACATTTATTCAAcggtaaaaaaattcgaCATTTCAAAGATCACTGGAGCCTGGACGAggtcaaaattttgaataagcACAATTTTTTAACTTCCAAACCAACTTTGATATTACTAAATGTTTCACCTCAGGATTACATTAAGAACGAAAATAAGTTTGTAAAAGATATCCTCAAATGGGTTAATGAATTTTCGCCGGGGGATAAATTGTTACTGTTAAGTGCGGAATTCGAAACGCACTTGATTGAATCTAGTGGCACAGAATCAGAGTATTTTGGCAAAATCAGGCAAGATAAGAACATTTCTGATAAACAGCTAGTGTCTGCAATACCGCAAATAATACTAGAAATGAGGAAGTTGTTGAACCTAATTAGCTTTTTCACATGCGGTCCGCAAGAAGTCCATCAATGGAACATAAGAGAGGGAACCACTGCTCACGAGGCAGCTGGCGTGATCCATAGCGATTTGCGCGACACGTTCATTAGCGCTGACATAATAAAATATGACGATCTGAAGGCCATGGAGCCACCATTGAATGAGTCCTTACTAAAATCTAAAGGACTGATCAAACGTGCGGGGAAACAGTATATCATGCAGGATAACGACATTGTCCTATTTAAAGCCGCAGGTGGTAAAACCAAGTGA
- the OTU2 gene encoding deubiquitinase OTU2 (similar to Saccharomyces cerevisiae OTU2 (YHL013C); ancestral locus Anc_2.548), whose protein sequence is MSGIVAVENCESMEDILARHRKEIKDLQNRITGMKKQATKSKRKEVNSKCSDLQDKLKIKQENEIEDWKIANNQAPSSEQDDEVSPEELLEQLSISQEDEQNQKDALAQQQQQQQAQPKKRRNRQKERLARRDAAIVKIKEEAAMEASKQPDLKKIEQESIDQLCELFKLKQVDIQPDGHCLFASILDQLKLRHDPEELYSDLNVMKLRSLSCNYVQEHKDDFVPYLLDEQTMQMKDIDEYTKEMEHTAQWGGEIEILALSRVFDCPISILMSGRPVQIYNEEGKKAELKLVYYKHTYSLGEHYNSLHDS, encoded by the coding sequence ATGAGCGGTATCGTAGCAGTAGAGAATTGTGAGAGTATGGAAGACATTTTGGCGAGACACCGcaaggaaatcaaagatctaCAGAACAGGATAACCGGTATGAAAAAGCAGGCCACTAaatccaaaagaaaagaagttaaCTCGAAATGCTCAGATCTTCAGGATAAATTGAAGATTAAACAGGAGAACGAAATCGAAGATTGGAAAATTGCTAATAATCAAGCGCCCAGTTCTGAACAAGACGATGAAGTGTCACCGGAGGAATTATTGGAACAACTTTCCATATCGCAAGAAGATGAACAGAATCAAAAGGACGCTCTCGcccaacaacaacaacaacaacaagcCCAGCCAAAGAAGCGTCGCAACAGGCAGAAGGAAAGATTGGCCAGGAGGGATGCCGCAATTGttaaaataaaagaagaagcggCTATGGAAGCGTCCAAACAACCTgacctgaaaaaaatagaacaAGAATCTATAGATCAATTATGCGAATTGTTTAAACTTAAACAAGTCGACATACAACCTGATGGTCATTGTCTATTTGCATCTATATTAGATCAGTTGAAATTGCGCCATGATCCAGAGGAACTATATTCAGACTTGAATGTCATGAAACTAAGATCGTTGAGTTGCAATTATGTGCAGGAACATAAGGACGATTTCGTTCCGTATTTGCTCGATGAGCAAACTATGCAAATGAAAGATATCGATGAATATACCAAGGAGATGGAACATACAGCACAATGGGGTGGCGAGATTGAGATTTTGGCCCTATCCCGCGTTTTCGATTGTCCAATCAGCATTTTAATGAGTGGAAGGCCTGTTCAGATCTATAATGAGGAGGGCAAAAAGGCTGAACTGAAGCTGGTGTATTACAAACATACTTATTCATTAGGCGAGCACTACAATTCATTGCATGATTCctga
- the SKDI08G0300 gene encoding UTP--glucose-1-phosphate uridylyltransferase (similar to Saccharomyces cerevisiae YHL012W and UGP1 (YKL035W); ancestral locus Anc_2.546) encodes MTVFSGINKLEFEGTFEGIGKDVVMSQMIKLLQKHFPSICDKNYELSLFLHIFQRYILENTSITHDLDPNEIRLLSAEEIVEFEDIQNEELFDPALISKVAILKLDGKNNSIISKASPLLEVKNGKCSLDIIVQQTQNLNTKWNSDVPLIFMTSLETESHTTNFLEKHYSSDEVTWKTIVQSCFPVIDKNRLLPIDLQANSNKEDLWYPCGTGNLTDTLYFSGELDNLIARGKEFLFVSNVNNLGATVDLNILSYMVSEKIDYLVEVVERTANDSNTGVLATYKNKLRLVDYDCLSNESARNCRIVNTNNIWIDLRSLKRLVESDGLNLPIRSFDAKIIHNNRELECLQFRTQLADCIGCFSSAQAMKVARSRFLPLTTCRDLFLLKSNLYDLDANGTFNLYPLKFGLLPSIKLGDEFANYETFRIGIPHIPDILELDYLDVMGNVFFGRRVILRGTVIIICDKDEVITIPDGSILENSIIRNEFQLDDMNEY; translated from the coding sequence ATGACAGTGTTCTCAGGAATAAATAAATTAGAATTTGAAGGCACTTTCGAAGGTATAGGAAAGGATGTCGTTATGTCACAAATGATTAAGCTTTTACAGAAACATTTCCCTTCTATATGTGATAAGAATTATGAGTTGAGCTTATTTTTACACATTTTCCAAAGGTATATATTGGAGAATACTTCAATTACTCACGATTTAGACCCAAATGAAATTCGATTGCTCAGCGCCGAAGAAATCGTTGAATTCGAAGATATTCAAAACGAAGAGTTATTCGATCCTGCGCTTATATCAAAAGTGGCCATTCTGAAATTAGATGGCAAGAATAATTCCATAATCAGTAAAGCTAGTCCCTTACTTGAGGTGAAGAATGGGAAGTGTTCCTTGGATATAATAGTCCAACAAACACAGAACTTGAACACAAAGTGGAATTCTGACGTTCCACTCATATTCATGACGTCCCTTGAAACTGAATCCCACACAACGAACTTCCTAGAAAAACACTATTCATCTGATGAAGTTACGTGGAAAACCATAGTACAATCGTGCTTTCCAGTAATTGATAAAAACAGGCTATTACCTATCGACTTGCAAGCCAATTCCAATAAAGAAGACCTCTGGTATCCTTGTGGAACCGGTAATTTAACGGACACACTGTATTTTTCAGGAGAATTGGATAACTTAATCGCTCGAGGCAAAGagtttttatttgtttcaaaTGTTAATAATTTAGGTGCTACTGTGGATTTGAACATTTTAAGCTACATGGTatcagaaaaaatcgaCTACCTTGTTGAGGTGGTTGAAAGAACCGCAAATGATTCGAATACTGGGGTGTTGGCCAcctacaaaaataaactgcGGCTAGTGGATTACGACTGCTTGTCCAATGAAAGTGCAAGAAATTGTAGAATTGTGAACACTAATAATATTTGGATTGATCTGAGGAGTTTGAAGCGTCTAGTAGAGTCTGATGGTTTAAATTTACCAATTCGTTCTTTTGACGCTAAAATAATACACAACAATCGAGAACTGGAGTGTCTGCAATTTAGAACGCAATTGGCCGATTGTATTGGGTGTTTTTCAAGTGCCCAGGCTATGAAAGTAGCAAGGAGCAGATTTTTGCCGCTGACAACATGTAGGGACctgtttttattgaaatctAACTTGTATGATCTTGATGCAAATGGGACTTTTAACCTTTACCCTTTAAAGTTTGGGTTACTACCATCAATCAAACTAGGTGATGAGTTTGCCAACTATGAAACTTTCAGGATAGGTATACCTCATATTCCTGATATCTTGGAATTAGATTATTTGGATGTAATGGGTAATGTGTTTTTTGGTCGCAGAGTAATCCTAAGAGGGACGGTTATCATAATTTGCGATAAAGACGAAGTAATTACTATTCCTGATGGCTCTATTCtagaaaattcaataatAAGGAATGAATTTCAGCTGGATGATATGAATGAATATTAA
- the PRS3 gene encoding ribose phosphate diphosphokinase subunit PRS3 (similar to Saccharomyces cerevisiae PRS3 (YHL011C); ancestral locus Anc_2.543), with protein sequence MPTNSIKLLAPDVHRGLAELVAKRLGLQLTSSKLKRDPTGEVSFSIGESVRDQDIFIITQIGSGVVNDRVLELLIMINASKTASARRITAIIPNFPYARQDRKDKSRAPITAKLMADMLTTAGCDHVITMDLHASQIQGFFDVPVDNLYAEPSVVRYIKENVNYMDSIIISPDAGGAKRAATLADRLDLNFALIHKERARANEVSRMVLVGDVTDKICIIVDDMADTCGTLAKAAEILLENRAKSVIAIVTHGVLSGKAIENINNSQLDRVVCTNTVPFEEKIKKCPKLAVIDISSVLAESIRRLHNGESISYLFKNYPL encoded by the coding sequence ATGCCAACGAACTCCATCAAATTATTAGCGCCAGACGTTCACCGTGGTTTGGCTGAGCTTGTTGCCAAAAGACTGGGTCTACAATTAACTAGTAGTAAGCTCAAAAGAGATCCAACCGGCGAAGTCTCCTTTTCTATCGGGGAATCTGTTAGAGACCAggatatcttcatcattacGCAAATTGGCTCCGGCGTGGTGAATGATCGTGTTCTAGAATTATTGATCATGATCAATGCTTCTAAGACTGCATCTGCAAGAAGAATCACTGCCATTattccaaattttccatatGCAAGACAAGATAGAAAGGATAAATCTCGTGCCCCCATCACTGCTAAGTTGATGGCCGATATGCTAACAACTGCTGGCTGTGATCATGTTATTACTATGGATTTGCACGCTTCCCAAATTCAGGGGTTTTTCGACGTTCCTGTAGATAATCTATATGCAGAGCCAAGCGTAGTCAGATATATTAAGGAAAATGTCAACTATATGGATTCAATCATAATCTCGCCGGATGCTGGTGGGGCCAAACGTGCTGCTACTTTGGCAGACCGTCTGGATCTAAATTTTGCATTGATCCATAAGGAGAGAGCTCGTGCTAATGAGGTTTCTCGTATGGTTCTTGTTGGTGATGTCACTGATAAGATCTGTATCATTGTTGATGATATGGCCGATACATGTGGTACTTTAGCTAAGGCTGCTGAAATTCTTCTGGAGAATAGAGCCAAATCTGTCATCGCTATTGTCACACACGGTGTTTTATCAGGTAAAGCTATTGAAAACATTAACAATTCCCAACTGGACAGAGTTGTTTGCACAAATACTGTTCCattcgaagaaaaaatcaaaaagtgTCCAAAATTGGCTGTCATTGATATCAGCAGTGTGTTAGCTGAAAGTATTCGTCGTTTGCATAATGGTGAAAGTATTTCTTACCTATTCAAGAACTATCCACTATAA